In Elaeis guineensis isolate ETL-2024a chromosome 1, EG11, whole genome shotgun sequence, a genomic segment contains:
- the LOC105038788 gene encoding uncharacterized protein yields the protein MVGTSSSSSSSCASFGYLDDVSVKPAVGGTIKFLCSYGGKILPRYPDGKLRYVGGHTRVLAVDRSLPFSELQGKMGEMCGWGAVNLRCQLPTEDLDALVSVTSDEDLANLIEEYDLASRDRLLPLKIRAFLLPPPTKTPSPPSTPAKGKSSTSAVSSRPPLPADRCLLHQISAPSRFSGRPGAAAAGDPRFHAPHHYHHHHHHHGNPRPHQFLVHHGNYWQ from the exons ATGGTGGGCACCtcctcgtcctcctcctcctcgtgcGCTTCTTTTGGTTATCTCGACGATGTCTCCGTCAAGCCCGCCGTCGGCGGAACCATCAAGTTCCTCTGCAGCTACGGCGGCAAGATCCTCCCCCGTTACCCCGACGGCAAGCTCCGTTACGTCGGCGGCCACACCCGTGTCCTCGCTGTCGACCGATCCCTCCCTTTCTCCG AGCTACAGGGGAAGATGGGGGAGATGTGCGGGTGGGGAGCGGTGAATCTGAGGTGCCAGCTGCCGACGGAGGACCTCGACGCCCTGGTCTCCGTCACGTCCGACGAGGACCTCGCCAACCTCATCGAGGAGTACGACCTCGCCAGCCGCGATCGCCTCCTCCCCTTAAAGATCCGAgctttcctcctccctcctccaaCCAAGACTCCCTCACCTCCGTCCACTCCTGCTAAGGGGAAATCCTCCACCTCCGCCGTCTCCTCCCGGCCGCCGCTCCCAGCCGACCGCTGCCTCCTCCACCAGATCTCTGCGCCCTCCAGGTTCTCCGGCCGCCCGGGCGCCGCCGCCGCTGGCGATCCCCGCTTCCACGCTCCCCACCactaccaccaccaccaccaccatcacgGGAACCCGAGACCGCACCAGTTCCTCGTTCACCATGGGAACTACTGGCAATAA